One part of the Salvelinus fontinalis isolate EN_2023a chromosome 4, ASM2944872v1, whole genome shotgun sequence genome encodes these proteins:
- the LOC129854112 gene encoding fin bud initiation factor-like codes for MAFLHLLAIGMFSLPPCGAFFNGPLYPEMSNGTFHHYFVPDGDYENNDDPEKCQMLFKMTDDRKCVLDEDQDSVIRDDFTIIKRHIEDAARMLEGIGKSIYFDLDGEDSYGKYLRRETTQIGEAFTNSEKALLELEVKFKQSQQNELKEEHRINDDFLNMVVHTRDVLKGTLDISVGLKDKHELLSLIIRSHGTRLGRLKNEYMKVKLG; via the coding sequence ATGGCTTTTCTCCACCTACTCGCTATTGGGATGTTTTCATTGCCACCCTGCGGTGCGTTTTTTAATGGACCTCTGTATCCCGAGATGTCTAACGGCACGTTCCATCACTACTTTGTGCCAGACGGCGACTATGAGAATAACGATGATCCggaaaaatgtcaaatgctttTTAAAATGACAGACGACCGAAAATGCGTTCTTGACGAGGACCAAGATTCGGTCATCCGAGATGATTTCACGATCATCAAGAGACACATCGAAGACGCGGCCAGAATGCTGGAGGGGATcgggaaaagtatttattttgaTTTGGACGGCGAGGACAGCTATGGAAAATATTTGAGAAGGGAGACGACTCAGATTGGCGAGGCTTTTACAAACTCTGAAAAGGCTCTGTTAGAACTGGAGGTGAAATTCAAACAGAGTCAGCAGAACGAGCTGAAGGAGGAGCACCGCATAAACGACGACTTTCTGAACATGGTTGTCCACACAAGGGACGTGCTAAAGGGAACACTGGACATATCTGTGGGGTTGAAGGATAAACACGAGCTTCTCTCTCTCATAATTCGAAGTCACGGGACCAGATTAGGCCGACTGAAAAATGAATACATGAAGGTTAAACTTGGGTAA